One Sander vitreus isolate 19-12246 chromosome 22, sanVit1, whole genome shotgun sequence DNA segment encodes these proteins:
- the cmbl gene encoding carboxymethylenebutenolidase homolog, with protein MANEAKPCPCHIGDLMEYEGLGQEIQIQHIKAYVVKPPAATNKAIIVIQDIYGWQLPNTRYMADMLAANGYIAVCPDFFAGKEPWSSSHDWSTFQEWLQDKLPTNINKEVDAVLRYLMEHCEAKHIGALGFCWGGVATHYISLQYPDVKAGVSAYGIVRETENRYKLRSPTLFIFGEKDDVIPLDQVQALEAKLKEECKVDYQVKIFPGQTHGFVHRKREDINPADKPSILEARTDMLNWFNKYI; from the exons aTGGCAAATGAAGCCAAGCCATGCCCCTGCCATATTGGTGATCTGATGGAGTACGAAGGGCTCGGCCAGGAGATCCAGATACAGCACATCAAAGCTTATGTAGTGAAACCACCCGCTGCAACTAACAAGGCCATCATTGTCATACAGGACATCTACGGGTGGCAGCTTCCCAATACAAGATACATGGCTGATATGCTGGCTGCCAATGGATACAT TGCGGTTTGTCCAGACTTCTTTGCTGGAAAGGAGCCGTGGAGTTCATCACATGACTGGTCCACGTTTCAGGAGTGGCTTCAAGACAAATTGCCAACGAACATAAACAA AGAGGTGGATGCAGTGCTGAGGTACCTGATGGAGCATTGTGAGGCCAAACACATTGGAGCACTGGGCTTCTGCTGGGGAGGGGTTGCCACGCATTACATCAGCCTGCAGTATCCAGATGTCAAAGCAGGAGTGTCAGCCTACG GGATCGTCCGTGAAACAGAGAACAGATATAAGCTGAGAAGTCCTACACTGTTCATCTTTGGGGAGAAAGATGACGTTATCCCACTGGACCAG GTGCAGGCCCTTGAAGCAAAGCTGAAGGAGGAGTGCAAAGTGGATTACCAGGTGAAGATCTTTCCTGGTCAGACTCATGGGTTTGTCCATCGCAAGAGAGAGGACATCAACCCTGCAGACAAACCCAGCATCCTGGAGGCCAGAACAGACATGCTAAACTGGttcaacaaatacatttaa
- the cct5 gene encoding T-complex protein 1 subunit epsilon — protein sequence MSSFGTLAFDDYGRPFIIIKDQDTKTRLTGIDALKSHIMAGKAVASTLRTSLGPNGLDKMMVDRDGEVTVTNDGATILSMMDVDHQIAKLMVELSKSQDDEIGDGTTGVVVLAGALLEQAEQLLDRGIHPIRVSDGYDQAARIAIDELDRIAETLLCDPNNTEPLIETAMTTLGSKIINRCHRQMAEIAVNAILTVADMERKDVDFELIKMEGKVGGKLEDTQLIKGVIIDKEFSHPQMPKVLKDVKMAILTCPFEPPKPKTKHKLDVTCVEDYKALQKYEKDKFEEMIKQIKSNGANLAICQWGFDDEANHLLLQNELPAVRWVGGPEIELIAIATGGRIVPRFSELTPEKLGTAGVVKEITFGTTKDRMLVIQECKNTRAVTIFIRGGNKMIVEEAKRALHDALCVIRNLVRDNRIVYGGGASEIACALAVNQAAEKCPSLEQYAMRSFADALEVIPMALAENSGYNPIQTMTEVRARQVKENNPFLGIDCLRNNTNDMKQQHVVETLIGKKQQISLATQVVKMILKIDDIRSPGESED from the exons ATGTCCTCTTTTGGGACACTGGCTTTCGATGATTATGGAAGGCCTTTCATCATCATTAAAGACCAGGACACGAAGACACGGTTAACGGGCATTGATGCACTGAAG tCTCATATTATGGCAGGCAAGGCAGTTGCGTCAACGCTTAGGACATCGTTGGGACCTAACG GTCTTGACAAGATGATGGTTGACAGGGATGGAGAGGTGACTGTCACCAACGATGGAGCCACTATTCTCAGCATGATGGATGTGGACCACCAGATTGCCAAGCTTATGGTGGAGCTCTCCAAGTCCCAGGATGATGAGATTGGAGATGGAACCACTGGAGTTGTCG TGCTGGCTGGGGCTCTGCTGGAGCAGGCGGAGCAGCTGCTGGACCGTGGAATCCACCCCATCAGGGTCTCTGACGGTTATGACCAGGCCGCACGCATTGCCATCGACGAGCTTGACAGAATTGCTGAAACCCTACTGTGCGATCCCAACAACACAGAACCGCTCATTGAGACCGCCATGACAACACTGGGATCCAAAAT TATCAACCGGTGTCACAGACAGATGGCAGAGATTGCAGTGAATGCCATCCTCACTGTGGCCGACATGGAGAGAAAGGACGTAGACTTTGAGCTCATCAAGATGGAGGGAAAAGTGGGAGGCAAGCTGGAGGACACACAGCTCATCAAGGGAGTCATAATTGACAAAGAGTTCAGCCACCCTCAGATGCCCAAG GTCCTGAAAGATGTTAAAATGGCTATCCTTACCTGCCCATTTGAGCCACCTAAGCCGAAGACCAAACATAAGTTGGATGTGACCTGTGTGGAGGACTACAAAGCTCTTCAGAAATatgaaaaggacaagtttgaAGAGATGATCAAACAG ATCAAAAGCAATGGTGCCAACTTGGCCATTTGCCAGTGGGGCTTTGATGATGAAGCCAACCaccttctgctgcagaatgagCTGCCAGCCGTGCGCTGGGTCGGAGGGCCTGAGATCGAG TTGATTGCCATAGCCACAGGAGGCCGCATCGTGCCAAGGTTCTCTGAGTTGACACCGGAGAAGCTCGGCACAGCCGGTGTGGTGAAGGAGATCACCTTTGGCACTACAAAGGATCGCATGTTGGTTATCCAGGAGTGCAAAAACACCAGGGCCGTAACAATTTTTATCCGCGGAGGCAACAAAATG ATCGTTGAAGAGGCCAAGCGCGCTCTCCATGATGCTTTGTGTGTAATTCGCAATCTGGTCAGAGACAACCGTATTGTGTATGGAGGAGGAGCTTCAGAGATTGCATGTGCTCTGGCTGTCAACCAGGCTGCAGAGAAG TGCCCATCATTGGAGCAGTATGCCATGAGGTCGTTTGCTGATGCTCTGGAGGTAATCCCCATGGCGCTGGCTGAGAACAGTGGCTATAACCCAATCCAGACCATGACAGAGGTCCGAGCCAGACAGGTCAAAGAGAACAACCCCTTCCTCGGCATCGACTGTCTGCGCAACAACACCAATG acaTGAAGCAGCAACATGTGGTCGAGACCCTGATTGGCAAGAAACAGCAGATCTCGCTGGCTACTCAGGTAGTCAAGATGATCCTAAAGATCGACGACATCCGAAGCCCGGGAGAGAGCGAGGACTGA